GCCCTGGGCCTGGAGCAATGCGTTCTGGTAGCTGCGCGGGTCGATCTCGGCGAGCAGGTCGCCGGCCTTGACCATCTGCCCTTCTTCAAAGGCTATTTTTACCAACTCCCCGCCCACGCGGCTGCGCACGTTGATGGTGTTGAGCGCCGTGACCGTGCCCAGCGCCTTGTAGTACACCGGGAATTCCCCCAACACCGCCGGCGCCACGCGCACCGGCACCGGGCCGGTAGAGCCGCCGAAGCCCGGGCGCGCCATGCCGGTTTTGCCGGTGTGCCCGGCCGGTGCGTCTTTATGGGCCGCGCCGCCTGGCCAGAATTTCCAGCACAGGCCGGCGATAACCAGCAACACGAGCAGGCCGAACAGCCAGCGACGGGAACGACGGGGGGAGGATTGCATTGAGTGGTCAACCATTGGGCGCGAGAGCTTCTTCTTTGGGAGGCTGAAAGATAAGCACTGGGGCGCATTTAGAAAAGCGCCTTTACCGGCTATTTACCTTGGGCTTACAACGTCTGACTTCAGCAGCTCAGTTCAACAGCAATTTGAGCTAAGCACCTGAAGCGCAAATAAAAACGGCCTGGACTAGGCCAGGCCGCAATCATGTATCAAGCGTGTTACCGCCAAGCGACAGCAATGCGCCGAAACAGTTACTTCAAAACAGCCAGGGCTGCTTCGTAGTTCGGCTCCTGGCCGATTTCCGCTACCAGCTCGCTGTGCAGCACGGTGTCGTTCTCGTCCAGCACGACGACCGCGCGGGCGGTCAGGCCTTTGAGCGGGCCGTCAGCAATGGACACGCCGTAATCAACCGCGAAATCCGAATCACGGAAATCCGACAGGCTCTTGACGTTTTCCAGGCCTTCGGCGCCGCAGAAGCGTGCCTGGGCAAATGGCAGGTCGGTGGAGATGCACAGTACCACGGCGTTGTTCAGTGCATTCGCCTGGGCGTTGAACTTGCGCACCGAAGTGGCGCAGGTCGGGGTGTCGACGCTTGGGAAGATGTTCAGCACTTTGCGCTTGCCGGCAAAGGTCGCCAGGGTTGCGTCCGACAGATCGCCGGCGGTCAGGGTGAAGTCGTGGGCCTTGGCGCCAACTTGCGGCAGTTCGCCTTCAACCTGGACGGGGTTGCCTTTGAGGGTGACTTGAGCCATGAACAGAATCCTTATGCTGAGTTTGGGTTAAACGAATTCGAGAGGCCGAAGTTAACCACAAAGTACGGTGACCACCTACCGCCGGACACAAATTGTCATGTCGTCGGTTGTGGTTTAATTGCGCGCCTTTCGCCCTGCCCTGCAAGGAAACCGTTGTCGATGAAGTCGCCTGCTACCCGAGTCCTGGTCATTGGTTACGTCTGGCCGGAGCCGCGCTCCTCGGCTGCGGGCGGGCATATGATGCAGATCCTCGAAACTTTTCTGACGCAAGGTTGGGACATCACCTTCAGCAGCCCCGCCGCACTCGGCGAGCACAAGGCCGACCTGTCGGCGCTGGGCATCGCCGAATGCGCCATCGAGCTCAATAACAGCAGTTTCGATGACTTTGTCCGCGAACTGGCCCCGGATATCGTGCTGTTCGACCGTTTCATGATGGAGGAGCAGTTCGGCTGGCGCGTCGAAAAGCACTGCCCGAACGCCCTGCGCGTGCTCGAGACATCCGACCTGCAGAGCCTGCGCGACGCTCGCCATCAGCGCCTGAAGGCGCGCCTCAAGGCCGAGCCCGACAGCGATGACTTTGCCGACCTGTTCGCCCCGGCCCTGGCCGAGGAGTTCCAGCACATGGCCGACACCGACCTGGCCAAGCGCGAAATTGCCGCGATCTACCGATGCGACATCAGCCTGATGATCTCCGACGTGGAAATCCGCCTGCTCACCGAGCAGTTCAAGGTGCCGGCCACCCTGCTCCACTGGTGCCCGCTGATGCTCGAGCCGCCGAGCGAGCCGTTCACGCCGTTTGAAGACCGCGCGCACTTTCTCAGCATCGGTAACTTTCGCCACGCCCCCAACTGGGACGCGGTGCTATGGATGAAGAACAGCCTGTGGCCGCTGATCCGTCAGCATCTGCCGGGCGCCCAGTTACATATTTATGGCTCCTACACCCCGCCCAAGGCCACTGCCCTGCACAACCCGGCACAGGGCTTTCATGTCATGAACTGGGCTGAAGATGCGCTGCAAGTCATGAGCGCTGCGCGCATTTGCCTGGCGCCGCTGCGCTTTGGCGCGGGCATCAAGGGCAAGCTGGTCGATGCCATGCTGTGTGGCACGCCAAACGTGACCACGCCGATCGGCGCCGAAGCCATGGGCGACGAGCAACCATGGCCGGGAGCCATCGCCACAGATGCCAATGCACTGGCCATCGCTGCCGTAGCCCTGTATCAAGACCGCGGGCGCTGGAATCGGGCGCAGAACGACGGCCGCAACCTGATTGCCCGCCGTTACGATCAGGCGGTCCATGGCCCGGCACTGATCGAATGCCTGCAACAATGCCGCCACCACCTCGCGGCCCATCGCCGCGACAACTTCACCGGCAGCATGCTGCGCCACCACGCGCATAAAAGTACTCAGTACATGGCACAGTGGATCGAGGCGAAAAACCGCAACGTGTAAACACAGACGTTGGCGACGTGGTGCACAAGGGGCATTATCCTACGCAGCGACCACAATAAAGCGACGGCAGCATGACCCGAGCAACGCGCATCACCGACCCTTCCTACGAGCTGATGGACGATCACAACGGTCTGTCCATCATCTATCGCCAGCATGGTTTCCCCTGCCCGCTGGTGCGCTGGCATTTCCACAAGGAATACGAACTGCACCTGATCGTCGCCAGCTCCGGCAAGGTGTTTATCGGCGACTATATCGGCAACTTCTACCCCGAGAGCCTGTTCCTCACCGGCCCCAACCTGCCCCACAACTGGATCAGCCAAGTGGAGGAAGACGAAGTGGTGCCCAAGCGCGACATGCTGGTGAACTTCACCGATGAACTGCTTGAACAGGGCAGCCATATTTTCGCCGAACTCAAAAACCTCGCGCCGCTGCTGGAGCGCGCGCAGTCGGGTATTGAGTTTCGCTGCAAGCACACCATCGCCCAGGCCATGGCCTTGATGCAGCGCATCGAGGACGCCCAGGGCATGGCGCGCCTGGGGCATTTCTTTATCCTGTTGGACGTATTGAGCGCGTGTGACGACTACCAACTGCTGTCCGGTGTGACCGCACCGCAAACGGCCGACGAACACAGCATCGACCGCACCAACCGCGCGGTGGACTACATTTTTGCCCACTACGCACGGGAGTTGCCGCTCGAAGAAGTCGCCGAGCACCTGGGCATGAAACCCACCTACTTCTCCCGGGTGTTCAAACAGGCCACCGGGCGTACGTTTATCGAATTCGTCAATCGGCTGCGCATCAGCAAGTCCTGCGAGCTGCTGGCCGATGGCGATAAGGCCGTGACGGATGTGTGCTTTGAGTCCGGCTTCAATAACATCTCCAACTTCAACCGACGCTTTCAACAGCTCAAGGGCATGACCCCGTCCCATTACCGGCGACTGGCGGTACAACGCTTGACCGAGCAGAACCTGGCCTGAGGGTGACCGTTCACTGGCTGATATTAAAGGTTAAGTACTGCACTGATCGTTCCCACGCTCCCGCGTGGGAATGCAGCCCGTGACGCTCCGCGTCGCCTGTGCGCGGTAGCCTGAGCTTGCGGCGCTGGGCGGGACGCGGAGCGTCCCAGGAGGCGTTACCACGCGGAGCGTGGGAACGATCATGCTGAGTGCAAAAAAGTATCAGTCCCAGTGTTCCCAAGGATTTGTCACACCGCCAATTGAAGGCTGTAATCAACGCACACTCTTCCTGACTCCCTGTAGGAAGACACAACAACAATAACTGTCCTTCTGCAGCCCCCAGGGCGCGGAAATGGAGTGCGCGATGAAGTTCACAGCAAAAGCACTGCTTGTCTCCACCTGCATGACCCTCAGCGCCGTCAGCTTCGGCGCGCAGACCCTGACCATTGCCACCGTCAATAACAGCGACATGATCCGCATGCAGAAGCTCTCGAAAACGTTCGAAGCCGAGCATCCGGAAATCAAGCTGAACTGGGTGGTGCTCGAAGAAAACGTGCTGCGCCAGCGTCTGACTACCGACATTGCCACCCAGGGCGGGCAGTTCGATGTGTTGACCATCGGCATGTACGAAGCCGCACTCTGGGGCGCCAAGGGCTGGCTGGAGCCGATGAAGGACTTGCCGGCGTCCTACGACCTGGACGATGTGTTCCCTTCGGTGCGTGACGGGTTGTCTGTCAAGGGTTCGCTGTATGCCCTGCCGTTCTACGCCGAAAGCTCGATCACCTACTACCGCACCGACCTGTTTAAGGACGCCGGGCTGACCATGCCCGAGCACCCGACCTGGAGCCAGATCGGCGAATTCGCCGGCAAACTCACCGACAAGAGCAAAGAGCAATACGGTCTGTGCCTGCGCGGCAAAGCCGGTTGGGGCGAGAACATGGCACTGATCACCACCTTGGCCAATGGCTACGGTGCGCGCTGGTTCGATGAAAAATGGCAGCCTGAATTCAATGGCCCGGAATGGAAGAACGCGCTGAACTTCTACGTCGACAACATGAAGAAATCCGGCCCGCCAGGGGCTTCCAGCAACGGTTTCAACGAAAACCTGGCGCTGTTCAACAGCGGCAAGTGTGCGATCTGGGTGGATGCCAGCGTCGCCGGCTCGTTCGTCACCGACAAGAGCCAAAGCAAAGTGTCCGAGCACGTCGGCTTCACTTTCGCGCCCCATGAAACCACCGATAAGGGCACCTCGTGGCTGTACTCCTGGAGCCTGGCGATCCCGACCAGTTCCAAGGCCAAAGACGCCGCCAAGGTGTTCACCAGTTGGGCGACATCCAAGGAATACAGCCAGTTGGTGGCCAAGACCGACGGCATTGCCAACGTACCGCCAGGTACGCGCAAGTCGACCTACAGCGATGAGTACATGAAGGCTGCGCCGTTCGCCAAGGTCACGCTGGAATCGTTGAAAGTCGCCGATCCGACCAAGCCGACGCTCAAGCCGGTGCCGTATATCGGGATCCAGTTGGTGACCATTCCCGAGTTCCAGGCGATCGGTACCCAGGTCGGTAAGTTCTTCTCCGGTGCGCTGACCGGTCAGCAGACGGTTGATGCAGCATTGACTGCGGCGCAGACCACCACCGAGCGGGAAATGAAGCGGGCCGGTTACCCTAAATAACCTGAGCCTCACCACAGTCAACTGTGGGAGGGGGCTTGCCCCTCCTGCATTGACCGCACTCCGATCCTTGCTCCGCACTGGCCTTGATTACCATGAAAACACCTGCCAAAAACCGCCTGGCCAACCCCGGCTGGTTTCTCGTCAGCCCCTCGGTGGCCCTCTTGCTGCTGTGGATGATCGTGCCGCTGGGCATGACCCTGTACTTTTCGCTGATCCGCTACAACCTGCTCTACCCCGGCGAGAACGAATTCGTCGGGCTGGAAAACTTCACCTATTTCATCACCGACTCCGGCTTCCTGCCCGGCGCCACCAACACGTTGTTGCTGGTCGGCAGCGTGCTGTTGATCAGCGTGGTGTTCGGCGTGTTGATCAGTGCGCTGCTGGAGGCCAGTGAGTTCTTCGGTCGCGGCCTGGTGCGGGTGCTGCTGATTTCACCGTTTTTCATCATGCCCACGGTCGGCGCGCTGATCTGGAAAAACCTGATTTTCCACCCGGTGTCGGGGGTGCTCGCCGCCGTGTGGAAACTGTTCGGCGCCGAGCCGGTGGACTGGCTGGCGCATTACCCGCTGCTGTCGATCATCATCATTGTGTCGTGGCAATGGCTGCCCTTCGCGATCCTGCTGCTGATGACCGCCATGCAGTCCCTCGATCAGGAACAAAAGGAAGCCGCGCGCCTGGACGGTGCCGGCGCCATCGCGATTTTCTGGCACCTGACCCTGCCGCACCTGGCGCGTCCGATTGCCGTGGTGGTGATGATCGAGACCATTTTCCTGCTCTCGGTGTTCGCTGAAATCTTCACCACCACCAACGGTGGTCCGGGCTACGCCTCGACCAACCTCGCCTACCTGATCTACAACCAGGCGCTGGTGCAGTTCGACGTGGGCATGGCCTCGGCCGGCGGCTTGATCGCCGTGGTCATCGCCAATATCGCGGCGATCATCCTGGTGCGGATGATCGGCAAAAACCTGACTGACAAGCCTTGAGGGCCGCGCCATGACGCTTCAACAATCCCGTCGCCTGCAAAGCCTGCTGCTCGGCACGCTGGCCTGGGCCATCGCGATCGTGATTTTCTTCCCGATCTTCTGGATGGTGCTCACCAGCTTCAAGACCGAAATCGACGCCTTCGCCACGCCGCCGCAGTTCATCTTCACGCCGACCCTGGAGAACTACCTGCACATCAACGAGCGCAGCAACTACTTCAGCTACGCGTGGAACTCGGTGTTGATTTCCTTCAGCGCCACCGCGCTGTGCCTGCTGATCTCGGTGCCGGCGGCCTACTCCATGGCGTTCTACGAAACCCAGCGCACCAAGCGCACGTTGCTGTGGATGCTGTCCACCAAGATGCTGCCACCGGTGGGCGTGCTGATGCCGATCTACCTGCTGGCCAAGAGTTTCGGCCTGTTGGACACGCGCCTGGCGCTGATCGTGATCTACACCCTGATCAACCTGCCGATCGTAGTATGGATGGTGTACACCTACTTCAAAGACATTCCCAAGGACATCCTCGAAGCCGCGCGCCTGGACGGCGCAACCCTGTGGCAGGAGATGGTCCGCGTGCTGCTGCCGATCGC
The sequence above is drawn from the Pseudomonas quebecensis genome and encodes:
- the tpx gene encoding thiol peroxidase, with protein sequence MAQVTLKGNPVQVEGELPQVGAKAHDFTLTAGDLSDATLATFAGKRKVLNIFPSVDTPTCATSVRKFNAQANALNNAVVLCISTDLPFAQARFCGAEGLENVKSLSDFRDSDFAVDYGVSIADGPLKGLTARAVVVLDENDTVLHSELVAEIGQEPNYEAALAVLK
- a CDS encoding glycosyltransferase is translated as MKSPATRVLVIGYVWPEPRSSAAGGHMMQILETFLTQGWDITFSSPAALGEHKADLSALGIAECAIELNNSSFDDFVRELAPDIVLFDRFMMEEQFGWRVEKHCPNALRVLETSDLQSLRDARHQRLKARLKAEPDSDDFADLFAPALAEEFQHMADTDLAKREIAAIYRCDISLMISDVEIRLLTEQFKVPATLLHWCPLMLEPPSEPFTPFEDRAHFLSIGNFRHAPNWDAVLWMKNSLWPLIRQHLPGAQLHIYGSYTPPKATALHNPAQGFHVMNWAEDALQVMSAARICLAPLRFGAGIKGKLVDAMLCGTPNVTTPIGAEAMGDEQPWPGAIATDANALAIAAVALYQDRGRWNRAQNDGRNLIARRYDQAVHGPALIECLQQCRHHLAAHRRDNFTGSMLRHHAHKSTQYMAQWIEAKNRNV
- a CDS encoding AraC family transcriptional regulator translates to MTRATRITDPSYELMDDHNGLSIIYRQHGFPCPLVRWHFHKEYELHLIVASSGKVFIGDYIGNFYPESLFLTGPNLPHNWISQVEEDEVVPKRDMLVNFTDELLEQGSHIFAELKNLAPLLERAQSGIEFRCKHTIAQAMALMQRIEDAQGMARLGHFFILLDVLSACDDYQLLSGVTAPQTADEHSIDRTNRAVDYIFAHYARELPLEEVAEHLGMKPTYFSRVFKQATGRTFIEFVNRLRISKSCELLADGDKAVTDVCFESGFNNISNFNRRFQQLKGMTPSHYRRLAVQRLTEQNLA
- a CDS encoding ABC transporter substrate-binding protein, with amino-acid sequence MTLSAVSFGAQTLTIATVNNSDMIRMQKLSKTFEAEHPEIKLNWVVLEENVLRQRLTTDIATQGGQFDVLTIGMYEAALWGAKGWLEPMKDLPASYDLDDVFPSVRDGLSVKGSLYALPFYAESSITYYRTDLFKDAGLTMPEHPTWSQIGEFAGKLTDKSKEQYGLCLRGKAGWGENMALITTLANGYGARWFDEKWQPEFNGPEWKNALNFYVDNMKKSGPPGASSNGFNENLALFNSGKCAIWVDASVAGSFVTDKSQSKVSEHVGFTFAPHETTDKGTSWLYSWSLAIPTSSKAKDAAKVFTSWATSKEYSQLVAKTDGIANVPPGTRKSTYSDEYMKAAPFAKVTLESLKVADPTKPTLKPVPYIGIQLVTIPEFQAIGTQVGKFFSGALTGQQTVDAALTAAQTTTEREMKRAGYPK
- a CDS encoding carbohydrate ABC transporter permease — protein: MKTPAKNRLANPGWFLVSPSVALLLLWMIVPLGMTLYFSLIRYNLLYPGENEFVGLENFTYFITDSGFLPGATNTLLLVGSVLLISVVFGVLISALLEASEFFGRGLVRVLLISPFFIMPTVGALIWKNLIFHPVSGVLAAVWKLFGAEPVDWLAHYPLLSIIIIVSWQWLPFAILLLMTAMQSLDQEQKEAARLDGAGAIAIFWHLTLPHLARPIAVVVMIETIFLLSVFAEIFTTTNGGPGYASTNLAYLIYNQALVQFDVGMASAGGLIAVVIANIAAIILVRMIGKNLTDKP
- a CDS encoding carbohydrate ABC transporter permease, with amino-acid sequence MTLQQSRRLQSLLLGTLAWAIAIVIFFPIFWMVLTSFKTEIDAFATPPQFIFTPTLENYLHINERSNYFSYAWNSVLISFSATALCLLISVPAAYSMAFYETQRTKRTLLWMLSTKMLPPVGVLMPIYLLAKSFGLLDTRLALIVIYTLINLPIVVWMVYTYFKDIPKDILEAARLDGATLWQEMVRVLLPIAKGGLASTVLLSLILCWNEAFWSLNLTSSNAAPLTALIASYSSPEGLFWAKLSAVSTLACAPILIFGWISQKQLVRGLSFGAVK